Proteins encoded within one genomic window of Methanosarcina barkeri str. Wiesmoor:
- the cooS gene encoding anaerobic carbon-monoxide dehydrogenase catalytic subunit, which yields MDKERISYHESVLNMYERIKKDGMTNVWDRYAAQGLGGNPDKRCTFCMGGVRCDLCSNGPCRSDAAKDKRGVCGITADGMAMRMMLLRNVMGASTYHYHTDQTIRTLRETARGNTPYTIREPEKLRTFASRLGLKTEGSDSEVAFCLCEFVEKEFNKPAYEPSRIVEFLAPPERKEKWRTLDIFPGGIYGEMMLSTSSCLTNVDGYYASLALKAMRLGIAMGYQSQIVNEYCQDILFGIPSPHTMRVDLGVLDPEYVNVLPNGHEPFIGFAMVQLARKPEWQEKAKTAGAKGLRVIASIETGQEMIQRWEEDNAFYGFTGNWISQEAVFASGSVDLFAADMNCSLPVAPLYAEKYNFKLMPVSELVAFEGIGERLNYNPTEAEKQAAQLLDMAIENFKKRKSSIESVSKLPMKEAVVGFSNESILAAFGGSFDPLLDSIKNGAIKGIVGMVSCTTLRDYGQDVHSVAVVKELIKRNILVLSLGCGNGAMQVAGLCTPEAREFAGDSLKAVCKALGVPPVLSFGTCTDTGRLADLLGAISGALGGVPVPDLPVAAAAPEYMEQKATIDAIFALALGLYTYVNPVPTVTGAPNLVKLLTEDCREVTGGVMNVEKDAVKAVDGIEQHIMEKRKKLGI from the coding sequence ATGGACAAAGAAAGAATTTCTTATCACGAATCCGTTCTGAATATGTATGAACGGATAAAAAAAGACGGGATGACGAATGTCTGGGACCGTTACGCAGCCCAGGGTCTGGGAGGAAATCCAGACAAAAGATGTACTTTCTGTATGGGAGGAGTGCGCTGCGACCTGTGTTCCAACGGACCATGCCGTTCGGATGCTGCGAAAGACAAAAGAGGAGTATGTGGAATCACTGCCGATGGTATGGCGATGCGGATGATGCTTCTCAGAAATGTGATGGGAGCTTCTACTTACCACTATCATACGGACCAGACCATAAGGACCTTGAGGGAAACTGCCAGAGGCAACACTCCTTATACGATAAGGGAACCTGAAAAGTTAAGGACGTTTGCAAGCCGGCTGGGGCTCAAAACCGAAGGATCGGACTCAGAAGTTGCTTTTTGCCTTTGTGAGTTTGTAGAAAAGGAGTTTAACAAACCTGCCTACGAACCAAGCCGGATTGTTGAGTTCCTCGCCCCTCCCGAAAGAAAAGAAAAGTGGAGAACACTGGACATATTTCCAGGTGGAATCTACGGGGAGATGATGCTTTCCACAAGCTCCTGCCTGACGAATGTGGATGGGTATTATGCGAGCCTGGCACTAAAAGCCATGCGTCTGGGAATTGCAATGGGATACCAGAGCCAGATTGTAAACGAATATTGCCAGGACATCCTTTTTGGAATTCCCAGTCCCCACACTATGAGAGTAGATCTTGGTGTGCTTGATCCTGAGTACGTGAATGTGCTCCCTAATGGGCACGAACCATTTATTGGCTTTGCCATGGTCCAGCTTGCCCGAAAACCGGAATGGCAGGAAAAAGCAAAAACTGCAGGGGCAAAGGGCCTGAGGGTTATTGCCAGTATTGAAACAGGGCAGGAAATGATCCAGAGATGGGAGGAAGACAATGCTTTCTACGGATTTACAGGCAACTGGATTTCCCAGGAAGCGGTATTTGCAAGTGGAAGTGTGGATCTCTTTGCAGCAGATATGAACTGTTCTCTCCCTGTTGCTCCTCTTTATGCTGAAAAATACAATTTTAAACTCATGCCTGTAAGTGAACTCGTAGCCTTCGAAGGCATAGGGGAACGCCTGAACTATAATCCCACCGAAGCCGAAAAGCAGGCAGCACAACTCCTGGATATGGCGATTGAAAATTTCAAAAAACGAAAAAGTTCGATAGAATCTGTTTCGAAGCTCCCTATGAAAGAAGCCGTGGTAGGCTTTTCAAACGAGAGCATCCTTGCAGCGTTTGGAGGTAGCTTTGACCCTCTCCTTGATTCTATAAAAAACGGAGCAATAAAAGGAATTGTGGGAATGGTATCCTGTACTACCTTGAGGGACTACGGTCAGGATGTACACAGCGTTGCTGTGGTAAAAGAGCTTATCAAAAGAAATATCCTTGTTCTGTCCCTTGGTTGCGGAAACGGGGCCATGCAGGTAGCAGGCCTTTGTACTCCTGAAGCCAGAGAATTTGCAGGAGACAGTCTAAAAGCCGTATGTAAAGCCCTTGGAGTTCCACCAGTGCTCAGCTTTGGGACCTGTACTGATACGGGCAGGCTTGCCGACCTTCTTGGAGCCATCTCCGGAGCTCTCGGAGGAGTTCCGGTTCCTGACCTGCCGGTTGCGGCTGCAGCCCCTGAGTACATGGAACAGAAAGCTACAATAGATGCTATCTTTGCTCTGGCCCTCGGGCTCTATACTTATGTGAACCCTGTCCCAACCGTCACAGGCGCCCCGAATCTGGTCAAACTGCTTACAGAAGACTGTCGGGAAGTTACAGGCGGGGTCATGAACGTGGAAAAAGATGCAGTAAAAGCCGTTGATGGGATAGAACAACACATTATGGAAAAGAGAAAAAAGCTTGGGATCTAA
- a CDS encoding metal-dependent hydrolase, with the protein MVGVKITWLGHSAFLLEAEKKLLIDPFISGNPLAPCSPEELNPDIITVTHGHRDHLGDTIEIGKRTRCRIITIHEVANYIKSKGVFAEGMGKGGTVNVEGIKLTMTDALHSSSIDASGFSFDGGSPAGFIIQINGHSIYHAGDTGVFGDMKLIGELYEPELVLLPIGDKFTMGIKEATKAVELILPRTVIPMHYSTFDVIKQDPEEFKRAVEAKVDTKVIIMKPGESIDL; encoded by the coding sequence ATGGTTGGCGTAAAGATTACCTGGCTCGGGCATTCGGCTTTTTTGTTAGAAGCTGAAAAGAAATTGTTGATCGACCCTTTTATTTCAGGGAACCCACTGGCTCCGTGCAGCCCTGAAGAACTGAACCCTGATATAATAACCGTGACTCACGGGCACCGCGATCACCTTGGAGATACGATCGAAATCGGAAAACGAACCAGATGCCGGATAATTACCATTCATGAGGTTGCAAACTATATAAAATCGAAAGGAGTTTTTGCAGAAGGCATGGGCAAGGGCGGTACAGTAAATGTAGAAGGCATAAAGCTAACCATGACCGATGCGCTCCATTCCTCCTCAATTGATGCCTCGGGTTTTAGTTTCGATGGTGGCTCCCCGGCAGGTTTCATTATACAAATCAACGGACATTCCATCTACCACGCCGGAGACACTGGGGTTTTCGGGGATATGAAACTCATAGGTGAACTCTATGAACCTGAACTGGTCCTTCTGCCCATAGGCGACAAATTTACAATGGGCATAAAAGAAGCCACAAAAGCCGTAGAACTCATCCTGCCCAGAACCGTAATCCCTATGCACTATAGCACCTTTGACGTAATAAAACAGGACCCTGAAGAGTTCAAAAGAGCAGTTGAGGCAAAAGTCGATACGAAAGTCATTATCATGAAACCCGGAGAATCTATAGATCTTTGA
- a CDS encoding DUF2117 family protein: MLLLSNGMKMKIGLVIHGPEVIDSGEAKRVFEKLSCVGKVEARLGGTMGKVAVLDAGLENIIDISKHQKPSACIESLFETSDLVCLLNRGKTIETGKAFGEMVAVRLRELEIKPLIQIESPQSTNGILIPLNKKAGEYGEYLEKLSEILGLPMESPLPLQSSRVQNSVLVKKCPGTGKIQVIRKLSGVFPGENILVNGTVIGKAFSSKVSIISENGFIVAIEGGEIKEHGLEKLHNYKKRDPVDLAKAWVKSGGLRRSNFSPLQARKPNLRGKDSGFSYRPAAGRVVLIDHAAEDTFELAADAELVVTIGDDTTTIAGDILFRLGIPILGITDGDCDRLACRTVIFPGSIVLRLAAGNDDVLGKKLKQELLGGENSAILEDIYAFKEDVLKLAEPLIEAVFEY, from the coding sequence ATGCTTCTTCTGTCAAACGGAATGAAAATGAAAATCGGTCTGGTAATTCATGGTCCCGAAGTGATCGATTCGGGAGAAGCTAAAAGAGTTTTTGAAAAGCTTTCCTGTGTGGGCAAAGTCGAGGCGAGGCTTGGCGGAACAATGGGAAAAGTAGCTGTCCTGGATGCTGGACTTGAAAACATTATAGACATAAGTAAGCACCAGAAGCCAAGTGCCTGCATTGAATCGCTTTTCGAAACCTCAGATCTTGTATGCCTCCTGAACCGGGGAAAAACCATTGAAACCGGGAAGGCATTTGGAGAAATGGTTGCTGTCCGGCTTAGAGAACTTGAGATAAAACCTCTTATCCAGATCGAAAGCCCGCAAAGTACAAATGGAATTCTGATACCTCTTAATAAAAAAGCTGGAGAATATGGAGAATATCTTGAGAAGCTTTCTGAAATCCTGGGGCTTCCTATGGAAAGTCCTTTGCCCCTTCAAAGTTCGAGAGTTCAAAATTCTGTTCTTGTAAAAAAGTGTCCGGGAACAGGCAAAATCCAGGTTATACGCAAGCTTTCAGGCGTTTTTCCCGGAGAAAATATCCTGGTAAACGGAACCGTGATTGGAAAAGCCTTTTCTTCCAAAGTGAGTATAATCTCCGAAAACGGCTTTATTGTCGCAATCGAAGGGGGAGAAATAAAAGAACATGGGCTCGAAAAACTTCATAATTATAAAAAAAGAGACCCTGTTGACCTTGCAAAAGCCTGGGTAAAAAGCGGTGGCCTGAGAAGAAGCAATTTCTCTCCCCTGCAAGCCCGGAAACCAAATTTACGAGGCAAAGATTCTGGTTTTTCTTACAGGCCGGCCGCAGGAAGAGTCGTACTTATAGACCATGCTGCGGAAGATACTTTTGAGTTGGCTGCCGACGCCGAACTTGTAGTTACCATAGGAGATGACACCACAACAATAGCAGGTGACATTCTCTTCAGGCTTGGAATTCCCATTCTCGGGATTACGGACGGAGATTGTGACAGGCTTGCTTGCCGAACGGTTATTTTTCCAGGTTCTATTGTGCTCAGGCTGGCAGCGGGAAATGATGATGTTCTGGGTAAAAAACTGAAGCAGGAACTTTTAGGGGGAGAAAATTCTGCGATTTTAGAGGATATATACGCTTTTAAAGAAGATGTGCTGAAACTTGCAGAGCCCTTGATTGAAGCTGTTTTTGAATACTGA